A stretch of the Neofelis nebulosa isolate mNeoNeb1 chromosome 1, mNeoNeb1.pri, whole genome shotgun sequence genome encodes the following:
- the RNF14 gene encoding E3 ubiquitin-protein ligase RNF14 isoform X1, translating into MSSEDREAQEDELLALASIYDGDEFRKAESVQGGETRIYLDLPQNFKIFVSGNSNECLQNSGFEYTICFLPPLVLNFELPPDYPSSSPPSFTLSGKWLSPTQLSALCKHLDNLWEEHRGSVVLFAWMQFLKEETLAYLNIVSPFELKMGSQKKVQRRMAQASPSTELAFGGAAGSDVDQEEAVDERAVQDVESLSSLIQEILDFDQAQQIKCFNSKLFLCNICFCEKLGSECMYFLECRHVYCKACLKDYFEIQIRDGQVQCLNCPEPKCSSVATPGQVKELVETELFARYDRLLLQSTLDLMADVVYCPRPCCQLPVMQEPGCTMGICSSCNFAFCTLCRLTYHGVSPCKVTAEKLIDLRNEYLQADEANKRFLEQRYGKRVIQKALEEMESKEWLEKNSKSCPCCGTPIEKLDGCNKMTCTGCMQYFCWICMGSLSRANPYKHFTDPASPCFNRLFHAVDVNGDIWEDEIED; encoded by the exons ATGTCGTCAGAAGACCGAGAAGCTCAGGAGGATGAGTTGCTGGCCCTGGCGAGTATTTACGATGGAGATGAATTTAGGAAAGCAGAGTCTGTCCAAGGTGGAGAAACCAGGATCTATTTGGACTTGCCGCAGAATTTCAAGATATTCGTGAGCG gCAATTCAAATGAGTGTCTCCAGAATAGTGGCTTTGAATACACCATTTGCTTTCTGCCTCCACTTGTGCTGAACTTTGAACTGCCACCAGATTAtccatcctcctccccaccttcatTCACACTTAGTGGCAAATGGCTGTCACCAACTCAG CTGTCTGCTCTTTGCAAGCACTTAGACAACCTGTGGGAAGAACACCGTGGCAGCGTGGTCCTGTTCGCTTGGATGCAGTTTCTTAAGGAAGAGACCTTAGCATACCTGAATATTGTCTCTCCTTTTGAGCTCAAGATGGGTTCTCAGAAAAAGGTGCAGAGAAGGATGGCTCAAGCCTCCCCCAGCACAGAGCTAGCTTTTGGAGGAGCTGCTGGATCCGATGTTGACCAAGAGGAAGCTGTGGATGAGCGAGCGGTGCAGGATGTGGAATCGCTGTCGAGTCTGATCCAGGAAATCTTGGACTTCGATCAAGCTCAGCAGATTAAATGCTTTAACAGTAAATTGTTCCTGTGCAATATCTGTTTCTGTGAGAAGCTGGGTAGCGAATGCATGTACTTCCTGGAGTGCAGGCACGTGTACTGCAAAGCCTGTCTAAAGGACTACTTTGAAATCCAGATCAGAGATGGCCAAGTTCAGTGCCTCAACTGCCCAGAACCCAAGTGCTCTTCGGTGGCCACTCCTGGTCAG GTCAAAGAGCTAGTGGAAACAGAGTTATTTGCCCGCTATGACCGCCTTCTCCTCCAGTCCACCTTGGACTTGATGGCAGATGTGGTGTATTGTCCCCGCCCCTGCTGCCAGTTGCCTGTGATGCAGGAGCCCGGTTGCACCATGGGCATCTGCTCTAGTTGCAATTTTGCCTTCTGTACCTTGTGCAGATTGACTTACCACGGGGTCTCTCCATGTAAGGTAACTGCTG AGAAATTAATAGACCTACGCAATGAGTACCTGCAAGCAGATGAGGCCAATAAAAGATTTTTGGAACAGAGGTATGGCAAGAGGGTGATTCAGAAGGCGCTGGAAGAGATGGAAAGTAAGGAATGGCTAGAAAAGAACTCAAAGAGCTGCCCGTGTTGTGGGACTCCCATAGAG AAATTAGATGGTTGTAACAAGATGACATGTACTGGATGTATGCAATATTTCTGTTGGATTTGCATGGGTTCTCTCTCTAGAGCAAACCCTTATAAACATTTCACTGATCCTGCTTCCCCGTGTTTTAATCG GTTGTTCCATGCTGTGGATGTTAATGGAGATATTTGGGAAGATGAGATTGAAGACTAG
- the RNF14 gene encoding E3 ubiquitin-protein ligase RNF14 isoform X2, with translation MQFLKEETLAYLNIVSPFELKMGSQKKVQRRMAQASPSTELAFGGAAGSDVDQEEAVDERAVQDVESLSSLIQEILDFDQAQQIKCFNSKLFLCNICFCEKLGSECMYFLECRHVYCKACLKDYFEIQIRDGQVQCLNCPEPKCSSVATPGQVKELVETELFARYDRLLLQSTLDLMADVVYCPRPCCQLPVMQEPGCTMGICSSCNFAFCTLCRLTYHGVSPCKVTAEKLIDLRNEYLQADEANKRFLEQRYGKRVIQKALEEMESKEWLEKNSKSCPCCGTPIEKLDGCNKMTCTGCMQYFCWICMGSLSRANPYKHFTDPASPCFNRLFHAVDVNGDIWEDEIED, from the exons ATGCAGTTTCTTAAGGAAGAGACCTTAGCATACCTGAATATTGTCTCTCCTTTTGAGCTCAAGATGGGTTCTCAGAAAAAGGTGCAGAGAAGGATGGCTCAAGCCTCCCCCAGCACAGAGCTAGCTTTTGGAGGAGCTGCTGGATCCGATGTTGACCAAGAGGAAGCTGTGGATGAGCGAGCGGTGCAGGATGTGGAATCGCTGTCGAGTCTGATCCAGGAAATCTTGGACTTCGATCAAGCTCAGCAGATTAAATGCTTTAACAGTAAATTGTTCCTGTGCAATATCTGTTTCTGTGAGAAGCTGGGTAGCGAATGCATGTACTTCCTGGAGTGCAGGCACGTGTACTGCAAAGCCTGTCTAAAGGACTACTTTGAAATCCAGATCAGAGATGGCCAAGTTCAGTGCCTCAACTGCCCAGAACCCAAGTGCTCTTCGGTGGCCACTCCTGGTCAG GTCAAAGAGCTAGTGGAAACAGAGTTATTTGCCCGCTATGACCGCCTTCTCCTCCAGTCCACCTTGGACTTGATGGCAGATGTGGTGTATTGTCCCCGCCCCTGCTGCCAGTTGCCTGTGATGCAGGAGCCCGGTTGCACCATGGGCATCTGCTCTAGTTGCAATTTTGCCTTCTGTACCTTGTGCAGATTGACTTACCACGGGGTCTCTCCATGTAAGGTAACTGCTG AGAAATTAATAGACCTACGCAATGAGTACCTGCAAGCAGATGAGGCCAATAAAAGATTTTTGGAACAGAGGTATGGCAAGAGGGTGATTCAGAAGGCGCTGGAAGAGATGGAAAGTAAGGAATGGCTAGAAAAGAACTCAAAGAGCTGCCCGTGTTGTGGGACTCCCATAGAG AAATTAGATGGTTGTAACAAGATGACATGTACTGGATGTATGCAATATTTCTGTTGGATTTGCATGGGTTCTCTCTCTAGAGCAAACCCTTATAAACATTTCACTGATCCTGCTTCCCCGTGTTTTAATCG GTTGTTCCATGCTGTGGATGTTAATGGAGATATTTGGGAAGATGAGATTGAAGACTAG